In Nitrospinota bacterium, a single genomic region encodes these proteins:
- the ispH gene encoding 4-hydroxy-3-methylbut-2-enyl diphosphate reductase, with the protein MKIKVANTAGFCKGVKRAMNIVLDTANRKKKNIYTYGPLIHNPQAVELLESKNVKIVNEISEISSGTVIIRTHGISPEIKKGIEESGANICDATCPDVMKVQYLIKRYSERGYFIVIVGDRGHPEVIAHLGFSNGKGIVVDSLEELDQIPEREKICVVVQTTYNHDRFQEIANIIQKRFPQSEIYNTICDATFKRQREVREICEEVDCMVIVGGRNSGNTIRLVKIAESTGTPTIHVETEEEIDEEKLSRFNFIGISAGASTPNWLIQKVIDRIEGIKERKKEKTPLLTDGLKLLVRANIYVALGAGFLTYATSLLQGIKPVSETFFISSLYVFSMHVLNRFTDRTAGRFNDPARIKFYERHSKVLIISGIVSIAISLLIASKLGFIPFIILLASCLLGIFYSIKLIPKGWKKIKYKRLKDIPASKDIFIALAWSTVTVILPFMADKKGVFLPMIISFLFAFFVVLIRAIIFDLRDIQGDRIVGRETLPIIIGENKAENIILGLGAIVGFTLIISIFFHWISSLGWLFCISIIYIFFYLYLYKKRMFAQRLSWETIIDGNFVLLGLVAFLWNSLYQSPFSLY; encoded by the coding sequence TTGAAAATAAAGGTTGCGAATACTGCAGGGTTTTGTAAAGGTGTTAAGAGGGCTATGAATATCGTCTTGGATACAGCCAACAGGAAGAAAAAGAATATCTATACCTATGGTCCTTTGATACATAATCCCCAGGCAGTAGAACTTCTTGAATCGAAAAATGTGAAGATTGTAAATGAGATATCTGAAATTTCTTCAGGGACAGTTATCATCAGGACCCATGGAATCAGTCCCGAGATAAAAAAGGGAATTGAAGAATCTGGAGCAAATATCTGCGATGCGACATGTCCTGATGTCATGAAGGTTCAGTATCTCATAAAGAGATACTCAGAAAGAGGGTATTTCATCGTCATTGTAGGTGATAGAGGTCATCCAGAAGTGATCGCCCATCTTGGATTCAGCAACGGTAAAGGGATTGTGGTCGATTCTCTAGAAGAGTTGGATCAAATCCCTGAAAGGGAAAAGATATGCGTTGTGGTCCAAACCACATATAATCATGACAGATTTCAAGAGATTGCAAATATCATTCAGAAAAGATTTCCTCAATCAGAGATATATAACACCATATGTGATGCGACATTTAAGAGACAAAGAGAGGTGCGAGAGATATGTGAAGAGGTTGATTGCATGGTTATTGTAGGGGGGAGGAATAGTGGTAATACAATCAGACTTGTAAAAATAGCTGAATCAACAGGAACTCCCACCATTCATGTAGAGACCGAAGAGGAAATAGATGAGGAGAAATTATCACGATTTAATTTTATTGGGATCAGTGCAGGAGCATCTACACCTAACTGGTTGATTCAGAAGGTTATCGATCGAATTGAGGGTATTAAGGAAAGAAAAAAAGAAAAAACTCCTCTTTTAACAGATGGTTTGAAACTATTAGTCAGGGCCAATATATATGTTGCATTAGGGGCGGGATTTTTAACTTATGCCACTTCTCTCTTGCAGGGAATTAAACCAGTTTCAGAAACATTCTTCATCTCGAGCCTCTATGTATTTTCAATGCATGTATTAAATAGATTTACCGATAGAACAGCAGGGAGATTTAATGACCCCGCAAGAATAAAATTTTATGAGAGACATAGTAAAGTATTAATCATATCGGGTATTGTCTCCATAGCAATAAGTTTACTTATCGCTTCAAAACTCGGTTTCATTCCATTTATAATTTTGCTTGCCTCCTGCTTGTTGGGTATTTTTTACAGTATAAAGTTAATTCCCAAGGGTTGGAAGAAAATTAAATATAAAAGATTAAAGGATATCCCTGCCTCAAAGGATATCTTTATAGCCTTGGCTTGGTCTACGGTAACGGTTATTCTTCCCTTTATGGCAGACAAGAAAGGGGTTTTTTTACCTATGATTATCAGTTTTTTATTTGCCTTTTTTGTTGTCTTGATAAGAGCAATTATATTTGATTTAAGGGATATCCAAGGAGACAGAATCGTTGGTCGGGAAACGCTTCCCATTATAATAGGAGAGAATAAAGCAGAAAATATAATATTAGGATTGGGGGCTATAGTAGGATTTACTTTAATAATCTCAATATTTTTTCACTGGATCTCTTCCCTTGGATGGTTGTTCTGCATATCTATAATTTATATATTTTTCTATCTGTATCTTTATAAAAAAAGGATGTTTGCTCAAAGGCTTTCTTGGGAGACCATTAT
- the rtcA gene encoding RNA 3'-terminal phosphate cyclase, with amino-acid sequence MGDTVYIDGSYGEGGGQILRTSLSLGAILGREVEINNIRTGRKDPGLSSQHLISAEAVAKITGGELIGAELGSQKIRLIPRNIKSGEYLFDVAEKRGSAGSTGMVFQTLAPILAFAKRESIVCIKGGTHTKWSPPIDYIREVFLPVVERTGFIGKIETVEWGWYPKGGGKIKGTISPIKELKSLDLIERGSLKSLTGLSVVSNLSLSIVGRQKNRVKMLLKDRGIDININIMKSPSKGKGTFVFILAEFENSLAGFSSLGERGKSAEKVADEAVVQFLAYYDSKACIDPYLSDQLILYMVLASGRSQFTCSKITRHLLTNIRTIQKFLPKGIKVNGKEGERGSVSVKGVGWKGKKE; translated from the coding sequence ATGGGTGATACCGTTTATATTGATGGTTCCTATGGAGAGGGAGGAGGCCAGATATTAAGAACAAGCCTTTCTCTGGGAGCTATCCTGGGTAGAGAAGTAGAAATAAACAATATAAGGACAGGAAGGAAGGACCCTGGTTTATCTTCTCAACATCTTATAAGCGCCGAAGCAGTGGCAAAAATAACTGGCGGAGAATTGATAGGAGCTGAATTGGGTTCACAAAAGATTAGACTGATACCGAGAAATATAAAGAGCGGGGAGTATCTCTTTGATGTGGCTGAAAAGAGAGGAAGTGCTGGTTCTACAGGGATGGTCTTCCAGACCTTAGCTCCAATATTGGCCTTTGCCAAAAGAGAATCTATTGTGTGTATAAAAGGGGGAACACATACAAAGTGGAGTCCTCCCATAGATTACATAAGGGAAGTATTTTTACCTGTTGTTGAGAGGACGGGATTTATAGGTAAGATAGAAACCGTTGAGTGGGGATGGTATCCAAAAGGTGGGGGAAAGATAAAAGGGACAATATCCCCGATAAAAGAACTAAAATCTTTAGACTTGATTGAGAGAGGTTCACTTAAATCCTTAACTGGTCTTTCTGTTGTATCTAATTTATCCCTTTCTATTGTGGGAAGACAGAAAAACAGGGTAAAAATGCTACTAAAGGATAGAGGAATCGATATCAATATAAATATAATGAAATCTCCTTCTAAAGGTAAGGGAACATTTGTATTTATCCTCGCAGAATTTGAGAATAGTTTGGCAGGGTTTAGCTCTCTTGGAGAAAGGGGGAAGTCGGCAGAGAAAGTGGCAGATGAAGCAGTGGTTCAATTTTTGGCTTATTATGATTCCAAGGCTTGTATAGACCCTTATCTTTCAGACCAGCTTATACTTTATATGGTCCTTGCATCTGGTCGTTCTCAATTTACCTGTTCAAAAATAACACGTCACCTCTTAACAAATATAAGGACAATACAAAAGTTTTTACCAAAAGGTATTAAGGTGAATGGTAAGGAAGGAGAGAGAGGGAGTGTATCTGTAAAAGGGGTTGGATGGAAAGGAAAGAAAGAATGA